Proteins from a single region of Acidianus ambivalens:
- a CDS encoding RNA-guided endonuclease InsQ/TnpB family protein — MSKNLRIKSLQPEEEYIYLTYSLENDKKEESKILLENYRVLLQRALDWLWDRTKMERKEAKKSKKVLTKVKVKLPKKKEVYKVLRDELEKINKLASHYVDKAINDAYSILESWRRRVEKGQASLSKPTLRKVYVRVKSTLRKVDGESVRITVRPYEYVTFSWSHTWFSRRVKGLELGEPVIKEDKVYLPFRYRLPWFTPLDFLSIDSNLYTLDAYDGDKFITFSLKELYSMKYGMELKRSKIQSFASKHGRKGKELMRKYSHRERNRVLDYVHKFVNKLLEMYPMTTFAVEKLNKQEMFEDANDSLSKKISKTVWRSIHRILKYKAPLYGSFVNEVNPHLTSKSCPRCGWVSRNVGRTFHCERCGFTLDRQLNASLNIYLKMCGFPHIRDIPRVWVGVIPLKGRRGNGFTRDSGEAQGLRVDIKYYEIL, encoded by the coding sequence GTGTCGAAGAACTTAAGAATTAAATCACTCCAACCAGAAGAGGAGTACATTTACCTAACTTACTCCTTGGAGAATGATAAGAAGGAAGAAAGCAAGATATTATTAGAGAACTACAGAGTCCTATTGCAGAGAGCTTTAGACTGGCTGTGGGATAGAACTAAGATGGAGAGAAAAGAAGCGAAGAAGAGTAAGAAAGTACTCACGAAGGTCAAAGTCAAGTTACCTAAAAAGAAGGAAGTGTACAAGGTGTTAAGAGACGAGTTAGAGAAGATCAACAAGTTAGCTTCCCACTACGTTGATAAGGCAATTAATGACGCTTACTCAATACTGGAAAGTTGGAGGAGGAGAGTCGAGAAGGGACAAGCGTCACTGAGTAAACCAACACTGAGGAAGGTTTACGTTAGGGTAAAATCAACTCTTAGAAAGGTTGATGGCGAGAGCGTAAGGATTACAGTAAGACCTTATGAATACGTCACATTCTCTTGGTCTCACACTTGGTTTTCACGAAGGGTTAAGGGGCTAGAACTAGGTGAGCCCGTGATAAAGGAGGATAAGGTGTACCTGCCATTTCGTTACAGATTACCTTGGTTTACTCCCCTTGACTTTCTCTCTATTGATAGTAACCTCTATACTCTAGACGCATACGACGGTGATAAGTTTATCACGTTTTCCTTGAAGGAGTTGTACAGTATGAAGTACGGTATGGAGTTGAAGAGGAGTAAAATACAGTCTTTTGCTTCAAAGCACGGTAGGAAGGGGAAGGAGTTGATGAGAAAATATTCCCACCGTGAGAGGAACCGTGTACTGGATTATGTTCACAAGTTCGTGAATAAGTTGTTGGAAATGTACCCTATGACGACATTTGCTGTTGAAAAACTGAATAAGCAAGAGATGTTTGAAGATGCTAACGACTCCCTTTCTAAAAAGATTTCTAAGACTGTGTGGAGGTCAATTCACCGCATCTTAAAGTATAAGGCTCCTCTTTACGGTTCCTTTGTTAATGAGGTTAACCCGCACCTCACTTCAAAGTCCTGCCCCAGATGTGGATGGGTTTCCCGAAATGTTGGCAGGACTTTTCATTGTGAGAGGTGTGGGTTCACTCTAGATAGGCAATTGAACGCGTCACTAAATATTTACCTCAAAATGTGCGGGTTTCCCCACATCCGTGATATTCCGCGGGTGTGGGTTGGGGTTATCCCGCTAAAGGGGCGGAGGGGTAACGGGTTTACCCGTGACTCTGGTGAAGCCCAAGGGCTAAGGGTTGATATTAAATATTATGAAATCCTATGA
- a CDS encoding IS607 family transposase: MERLLRPKEACQLLGISYSTLLRWIREGKIRAVTTEGGKYRIPYSEIKKYLERREETRAVIYARVSSADQKMDLERQINYLTNYATAKGYKVIEVLKDVASGLNTQRKGLLKLFKLVEGRSIDVVLITYKDRLTRFGFEYIEEFFSTMGVKIEVVFGEEPKDTQELVEDLISIITSFAGKIYGMRSHKKTVLVQGVKKVIGELNGEDSEVKS; the protein is encoded by the coding sequence GTGGAAAGACTACTGAGACCTAAGGAGGCTTGCCAACTTCTCGGTATTTCATACTCAACACTCCTACGGTGGATTAGAGAAGGGAAAATAAGGGCAGTAACAACTGAAGGTGGAAAGTACAGAATACCTTATAGTGAAATTAAGAAGTACTTAGAGAGGAGGGAAGAAACAAGAGCAGTAATTTACGCAAGAGTTTCCTCAGCAGACCAAAAAATGGACTTAGAGAGGCAAATAAACTACCTAACAAATTACGCAACAGCAAAGGGATATAAAGTGATTGAGGTTTTGAAAGACGTTGCCAGCGGGTTAAACACGCAAAGGAAAGGACTACTGAAGCTATTCAAACTTGTTGAAGGGAGGAGCATTGATGTTGTATTAATAACCTACAAGGATAGGTTAACGCGTTTTGGCTTCGAGTACATTGAAGAGTTCTTTTCAACCATGGGAGTTAAGATTGAAGTAGTTTTCGGTGAAGAACCCAAAGATACGCAAGAGTTAGTTGAGGACTTAATCTCCATCATTACCTCATTCGCTGGGAAAATTTACGGAATGAGGAGTCACAAGAAGACAGTCCTAGTTCAAGGTGTAAAAAAAGTGATAGGTGAGCTAAATGGAGAGGACAGTGAAGTTAAGAGTTAG
- the lrs14 gene encoding HTH-type transcriptional regulator Lrs14 has product MEVQKFKVRLPSGKEVGLLDALLFCYDISDTDFKVLKELIKNGPKNEDELAAELKLSKASVNRSLNKLLSIGFVQRMKDQSSKGGRPRFIYSAISSDEIINKLSRDFEYCAKIFISITPAELK; this is encoded by the coding sequence ATGGAAGTGCAAAAGTTTAAAGTTAGATTACCTTCAGGGAAGGAAGTAGGTCTATTAGATGCCCTACTCTTCTGCTATGATATTTCGGACACTGACTTTAAGGTATTGAAAGAGTTAATAAAGAACGGGCCAAAAAATGAGGATGAGCTAGCGGCGGAGCTAAAGCTAAGTAAGGCTTCGGTTAATAGGTCATTGAATAAATTGCTTTCCATAGGTTTTGTTCAGAGAATGAAAGATCAAAGCTCTAAAGGAGGAAGACCGAGATTTATTTACTCTGCAATAAGTTCCGATGAGATAATAAATAAGCTCTCAAGGGATTTCGAATACTGTGCAAAAATATTTATAAGCATTACACCCGCGGAATTAAAATGA
- a CDS encoding AIM24 family protein — MPLYRILGYDMQHVRVYLNEGEMIYGDGGHLVAKSPSVKINYAAQGGIIKSFERELTGSRFFIMQVYGPGVVEFSSFLPGRIVKIDLNGNGIRVEHNSFLFAEQGVQYSATLDKISVGWLGGEGLLMAHFSGQGSVFVHALGGVSSFVLQQGEEIEVEEGHLLAFDDSMQYSLTRAGGIKTMLFGHIEKEGAFFIKLTGPGRVWLHNVSLEQLIAKLNLMTGGNGGPAQPQGPSIDIQNFRIGL, encoded by the coding sequence ATGCCCTTGTATAGAATCCTAGGTTACGACATGCAGCACGTAAGAGTGTACTTAAATGAAGGGGAAATGATTTACGGAGACGGAGGTCACCTAGTTGCTAAATCTCCTTCAGTAAAGATAAACTATGCTGCACAAGGAGGGATAATAAAATCCTTTGAAAGAGAACTAACTGGCAGTAGATTTTTCATAATGCAAGTTTACGGCCCTGGAGTAGTCGAATTCTCCTCATTTTTACCTGGAAGAATAGTAAAAATTGATCTAAATGGCAACGGAATAAGGGTTGAACACAATTCTTTCCTATTTGCCGAACAAGGGGTTCAATATTCGGCAACTTTAGATAAAATATCTGTAGGCTGGTTAGGCGGTGAAGGTCTACTAATGGCTCACTTTTCTGGGCAAGGTTCAGTTTTCGTTCACGCACTAGGCGGAGTGAGCAGTTTCGTTCTACAACAAGGGGAGGAAATTGAAGTTGAAGAAGGACATTTATTGGCATTTGACGACTCCATGCAGTATTCCCTTACTAGAGCAGGGGGAATAAAGACAATGCTATTCGGCCACATAGAGAAGGAAGGAGCTTTCTTCATTAAACTAACCGGCCCGGGAAGAGTATGGTTGCACAACGTATCGTTGGAGCAGTTAATCGCAAAACTTAACTTAATGACAGGAGGTAATGGAGGACCTGCACAGCCTCAAGGTCCTTCTATCGATATTCAGAATTTTAGAATAGGATTATGA
- a CDS encoding zinc-ribbon domain-containing protein has translation MPQTCPMCGATLRPDLNYCEVCGADVSIYDQVLQLIMNSQPFQGPILNQPVPQQPMMQQSIQQPIQQGIVCPNCGQLNPPDAKRCMYCGAELHKHHHHFW, from the coding sequence ATGCCACAAACATGTCCAATGTGTGGAGCAACTTTAAGGCCAGATTTAAATTATTGTGAAGTATGTGGTGCAGATGTTTCAATATATGATCAAGTATTGCAACTAATAATGAACTCACAGCCTTTCCAAGGTCCTATACTTAATCAACCGGTTCCTCAACAACCTATGATGCAACAATCAATACAACAGCCAATTCAACAAGGTATAGTTTGCCCGAACTGCGGTCAGCTAAATCCACCAGACGCAAAAAGGTGCATGTATTGCGGAGCAGAACTCCATAAGCATCATCACCACTTCTGGTGA
- a CDS encoding ATP-binding protein has protein sequence MNIEELKRILGDQMEYLKLLEREKIVERELPFDVTPYISKPNVFSILGVRRSGKSTLGYLLVKGKKFAYVDFSDDRLVNFNDFDMLTRAFYEMYGDFNYVLIDEPQYVKGWELFVNRLRKDKVVIITGSSSGLLSGELSTALTGRHVDLILFPFSFKEYLTYKGVSLDLYSTRSVSLIKSNLEEYLREGGFPEAISLGKRIIPSIYNDVLIKDVVGRYKLRDVIKFKEFANSIVKYYSSEISIRKISYSLGVSTATVEEWLSYLQESYLVYPIRRYSRSPKQINGQRKIYVVDPGIVNYLAPFSYGGLMENVVAIHLLRKNQLEGVYYLRGEDYEVDFFDEKEGELIQVSFVSSKDEINRNEIKSLVKGSESLGLNKLKLISWDLEDEINVDGRKIKVIPLWRFLISH, from the coding sequence GTGAACATTGAAGAATTAAAGAGGATTTTAGGAGACCAGATGGAGTACTTAAAATTATTAGAAAGAGAGAAAATTGTAGAGAGGGAATTACCCTTTGACGTTACTCCTTATATTTCAAAACCTAACGTATTCTCCATATTAGGAGTAAGGAGGTCTGGTAAATCGACATTAGGTTACCTCTTAGTGAAAGGTAAAAAATTTGCATACGTTGACTTCAGTGACGATAGATTAGTCAATTTTAATGACTTTGATATGCTTACCAGAGCCTTTTATGAAATGTATGGAGATTTTAATTACGTTTTAATAGACGAACCTCAGTACGTAAAAGGTTGGGAGCTTTTCGTTAACAGACTTAGAAAGGATAAAGTAGTAATAATAACTGGGAGCAGTTCTGGATTACTTTCAGGAGAGCTTTCTACTGCTCTTACTGGCAGGCACGTGGATCTGATTCTCTTCCCCTTTTCATTTAAGGAATACTTAACGTATAAAGGAGTATCACTAGACCTTTACTCAACCAGGTCAGTTTCGTTAATAAAATCAAACCTGGAGGAATACTTAAGGGAAGGTGGATTTCCGGAAGCCATATCGTTAGGAAAGAGGATTATCCCATCGATTTATAACGACGTTTTAATAAAGGACGTGGTTGGCAGATACAAGCTAAGGGATGTGATTAAATTTAAGGAGTTCGCAAATTCTATAGTTAAATATTATTCCTCAGAAATTTCAATAAGGAAAATATCTTACAGTTTAGGAGTTAGTACTGCTACCGTGGAAGAATGGCTTAGCTATCTTCAAGAATCATACTTAGTTTATCCAATAAGGAGGTACAGTAGGAGTCCTAAGCAGATTAATGGCCAGAGGAAGATTTACGTCGTTGACCCTGGAATAGTGAATTACTTAGCGCCATTCTCATACGGCGGTTTAATGGAAAATGTAGTGGCAATTCACTTATTGAGGAAAAATCAACTAGAAGGAGTTTATTATTTAAGGGGAGAAGATTACGAAGTCGACTTCTTCGACGAGAAGGAGGGAGAGTTAATTCAAGTATCTTTCGTTTCGTCTAAGGATGAAATAAACAGGAACGAGATTAAATCGTTAGTTAAGGGAAGTGAATCGCTAGGATTAAATAAACTAAAGCTAATAAGTTGGGACTTAGAGGACGAAATTAACGTAGATGGAAGGAAGATTAAAGTAATACCACTGTGGAGATTTCTTATATCGCATTGA
- a CDS encoding type II toxin-antitoxin system VapC family toxin, with protein sequence MDVKKTKIVLDSGVILSFLEGEFRDYYEKILNEEIIPYINTVNLTEVYYVLCRKIGKEKAEEIIKSIIKSGYYEIIGVKPRILKYAAECKCAYSISLADCFSIATAKFLKTKALFRREEELAKKSIEEVEFID encoded by the coding sequence ATGGACGTAAAGAAGACGAAAATAGTTCTTGATTCCGGAGTTATCTTATCGTTTCTTGAAGGAGAATTTCGAGATTATTATGAAAAGATATTGAATGAAGAGATTATACCTTATATCAACACTGTTAATCTTACAGAAGTATATTATGTACTTTGTAGAAAAATAGGAAAAGAAAAAGCAGAAGAGATTATCAAGAGTATAATAAAATCCGGATATTATGAAATAATAGGTGTTAAACCTAGAATTTTAAAATATGCTGCAGAATGCAAATGCGCATATTCAATTTCATTAGCTGACTGTTTTAGTATAGCTACTGCTAAATTCCTTAAAACCAAAGCATTATTTAGGAGAGAAGAAGAGCTTGCAAAGAAAAGCATAGAAGAGGTAGAATTTATTGACTGA
- a CDS encoding MFS transporter: MTTNWRSAIFTISTIKLLDFTITLFAYLEIWIISKISESSLITGILFTLMSVPYFFSYFTGTFIDMTRNKKGILFSLVFIFFIILLISQLELLSNNFLAIILAFYLSMIIGGIIIDGSETILSIWIKENVHESEYKKASSINRVITRSLRLIAVTLGGVLLTIDLKYSLFPPLIILGAIILLLLPIKMPSSNQSKTSLKQGFIEGFNYIRKNKVLTQFTVLTIENLFFNMQGILILYYVESFLHKGPLYFSLLSASAEIGIILGSMLAVRIKKGKLGYYNVIFRSLISASLVSYILIHNIFLAVVPTFVIFLSSGINSVLTSSALLRNIDKEYMGRTYGFIGVISNGLVTFSGPLGGIMILTLGVWAS, from the coding sequence ATGACAACTAACTGGAGAAGTGCAATATTTACCATATCTACTATTAAACTGCTTGACTTTACAATAACTTTGTTTGCTTACTTGGAAATATGGATAATATCAAAAATTTCTGAATCTAGCTTAATTACTGGAATTCTATTTACACTCATGTCAGTACCTTATTTCTTTAGTTACTTTACTGGAACATTCATTGACATGACAAGAAATAAAAAGGGAATTTTATTCTCATTAGTATTCATATTTTTTATTATATTACTTATATCTCAATTAGAGTTACTGAGCAACAATTTCTTGGCAATTATTTTGGCATTCTACCTTTCAATGATAATAGGCGGTATAATTATAGACGGTTCAGAAACCATTTTATCTATCTGGATTAAGGAAAACGTTCACGAAAGTGAATATAAAAAAGCCTCTTCTATAAACAGAGTTATTACTAGGTCTTTAAGGCTAATAGCTGTCACACTTGGGGGAGTGCTTCTTACAATAGATTTGAAATACTCGCTTTTTCCACCGTTAATAATTCTAGGAGCTATAATACTTTTATTATTACCTATAAAAATGCCCAGCAGTAATCAATCGAAAACTTCGTTAAAGCAAGGGTTCATTGAAGGGTTTAATTATATAAGGAAAAATAAAGTACTAACTCAGTTCACAGTTCTTACAATTGAAAATCTATTCTTTAATATGCAAGGAATATTAATACTTTACTACGTTGAGAGCTTCCTGCATAAGGGGCCACTTTACTTTAGCTTACTAAGTGCGTCTGCGGAAATAGGTATAATATTAGGTTCTATGCTTGCTGTAAGAATTAAAAAAGGCAAATTAGGGTATTATAATGTAATCTTTCGCTCACTCATTTCTGCCTCCTTAGTATCTTATATTTTAATTCACAATATATTCTTGGCAGTCGTACCTACATTTGTTATATTTCTATCTTCTGGAATTAATTCAGTCCTAACTTCTTCGGCACTGCTAAGGAATATAGATAAGGAATACATGGGAAGAACTTATGGATTCATAGGAGTTATATCAAACGGTTTAGTTACTTTTTCGGGACCTTTAGGTGGAATAATGATACTAACCTTAGGGGTTTGGGCTTCATAG
- a CDS encoding 4Fe-4S binding protein: MNNFLLLFGIAFSMLALMIYVIYEVEKWRSERRVLTALYIEGMMLTMNIGAYLYVAYHCLFYFLVTNGAYAFLGLYSILSIKNIERKRGVIYAIFSLFMVTSEFFMGSLFVVLQTRKPATIDSSVENVWFVSVMLAEMSFTFYLSYRKLDKITRNYLLSSLLLMPWFPALFPNFVIPFWASAIIMIGATIMIYETLYNQRLRANQETFTTMELMAMYMLMMLGEFLYFIYSTLVVFEVSMMIAMTWFIFRSLAGPNSIKGNYLRNSKLAFGIIFLTFVMEFFMGGTLDFVEGVFSPGISSFISSLSLPWLPLNSVQGAIWDFIDIVGSVLGSVWFLIMMGIEMGFLAFKKMMEMHVREVRVRMMLMIIAYAIYTIYIPTFSPISSISQYIPYLWSMGIGTLAPISNSVLVGLIGTYVVYAILSFLFGSRNLCAVTCTAPLMYQGNFYDSLKVYNRTSRLGKKTLTSKLSPWYKAIALGVSIFVLASAIVSYLNSEGILHFTVYGVDITLLIYFIWFDIMWYILFISIPFLGTFACVTTGYCYWGVFNQAVSRIGLFRLKVKDSQQCLNCKTVDCATACPVGLTDMRASFIKNGEFRSMKCIGIGECVNACPYDNIMFYDVRHWLKEKFRKVSS, encoded by the coding sequence ATGAATAATTTCCTTCTCCTTTTTGGAATAGCATTCTCAATGCTTGCTTTAATGATTTACGTAATTTATGAGGTAGAGAAATGGAGGAGTGAAAGGAGAGTACTTACAGCTTTATACATTGAAGGAATGATGCTAACAATGAACATTGGTGCTTACCTTTATGTTGCTTATCATTGTCTATTCTATTTCCTAGTGACAAATGGAGCTTATGCTTTCCTTGGTTTATACTCAATCCTTTCAATTAAAAATATAGAAAGAAAAAGAGGAGTTATTTACGCAATCTTTTCCCTATTTATGGTTACTTCAGAGTTCTTCATGGGTTCACTATTTGTAGTCCTGCAAACAAGAAAGCCTGCTACAATAGATTCTTCTGTGGAAAACGTTTGGTTTGTAAGCGTAATGCTTGCAGAAATGTCCTTTACTTTCTATTTATCCTACAGAAAATTAGATAAAATTACTAGAAACTACCTTCTTTCGTCACTTTTACTAATGCCGTGGTTTCCTGCACTCTTCCCCAACTTTGTTATACCTTTCTGGGCTTCAGCAATAATAATGATAGGAGCAACGATAATGATATATGAAACGCTTTATAATCAAAGGCTAAGGGCGAACCAAGAGACCTTTACAACGATGGAGCTAATGGCAATGTATATGTTAATGATGCTAGGAGAGTTCTTGTACTTCATTTATTCAACTCTTGTAGTATTCGAAGTTTCAATGATGATTGCCATGACTTGGTTTATCTTTAGGTCTCTAGCAGGACCAAATTCGATAAAAGGAAACTATTTAAGGAACTCTAAGTTAGCTTTTGGAATAATATTCCTAACCTTCGTAATGGAATTCTTTATGGGAGGAACTCTGGATTTCGTTGAAGGAGTATTTTCTCCCGGAATAAGCAGTTTCATTTCAAGTTTATCGTTACCTTGGTTGCCGTTAAATTCCGTACAAGGTGCAATTTGGGATTTCATAGATATAGTTGGAAGCGTGTTGGGCAGTGTATGGTTCCTTATAATGATGGGAATAGAAATGGGATTCTTAGCTTTTAAGAAAATGATGGAAATGCACGTCAGGGAGGTTAGGGTAAGAATGATGTTAATGATAATAGCTTATGCTATTTACACAATTTACATACCTACTTTCTCTCCTATATCCTCTATTTCGCAATACATTCCTTATCTATGGTCAATGGGAATAGGAACTCTTGCCCCTATAAGTAATTCCGTCCTCGTAGGACTAATAGGTACTTACGTGGTGTATGCAATACTCTCTTTCTTGTTTGGTAGTAGGAATTTATGTGCAGTCACTTGTACTGCACCTTTAATGTATCAAGGTAACTTTTATGACTCATTAAAAGTATATAATAGAACTTCAAGGCTTGGAAAGAAGACCTTAACTTCTAAGCTTTCACCCTGGTATAAGGCAATAGCCTTGGGAGTTTCGATTTTCGTACTAGCTTCTGCAATTGTATCTTACCTAAACAGCGAAGGAATCCTGCATTTTACGGTATATGGTGTTGATATTACCTTACTTATATACTTCATTTGGTTCGACATAATGTGGTATATTCTCTTCATATCTATTCCTTTCCTAGGAACTTTCGCTTGTGTAACTACCGGCTATTGTTACTGGGGAGTATTTAATCAAGCAGTAAGCAGAATAGGATTATTTAGGCTAAAAGTGAAAGACTCCCAACAATGCTTAAATTGCAAAACCGTGGACTGTGCAACTGCTTGCCCAGTAGGGCTTACTGACATGAGAGCTTCCTTCATAAAGAATGGAGAGTTCAGATCAATGAAATGCATAGGCATAGGAGAGTGTGTGAACGCTTGCCCTTATGACAATATAATGTTCTACGACGTTAGGCATTGGCTAAAGGAAAAATTTAGGAAAGTGAGTAGTTGA
- a CDS encoding PaREP1 family protein — protein sequence MSEKVVWEDVRKYGKLRMDESIDEALISLELLKQGKLRNSASKASMAFKVFLSGLVSINNSTFSSLLDEKERKFFYKIGFTAPSNMFILYSSLLE from the coding sequence ATGAGTGAAAAAGTAGTTTGGGAAGATGTAAGAAAGTACGGAAAATTAAGGATGGATGAGAGCATAGATGAGGCTTTAATTTCCTTAGAGTTATTAAAACAGGGTAAGTTAAGGAATTCAGCAAGTAAAGCTTCAATGGCGTTTAAGGTTTTCTTGAGTGGTTTAGTAAGTATTAATAATTCCACTTTCTCCTCACTTTTAGACGAAAAAGAAAGGAAGTTCTTCTACAAGATTGGGTTTACTGCGCCTTCAAATATGTTTATTTTGTACTCATCACTTTTAGAATAA
- a CDS encoding RNA-guided endonuclease InsQ/TnpB family protein, whose translation MERTVKLRVRVDYATYSALKEVEKEYREVLDDAINYGLVNKATSFTRIKAGIYREEREKHKDLPSHYIYTACEDASERLDSFEKLKKKGRSYTDKPSVRKVTVHLDDHLWKFSLDKISIAVKRGRVFISPTFPKIFWRYYNKGWLIASEARFKLLKRNVVEFYVIFKKDEPKPYEPKAFIPVDLNENSVSLLINSKPVLLETNTKRITLGYEYRRKSITTGKSTKDREVRRKLKRLREGDKKVDIRRKLAKLIVEEAFESRSAIVLEDLPRRTPEHMVKDVKDSQLRLRIYRSAFSSMKNFIIEKAREFGVPVVLVNPSYTSTVCPVHGCKIAYQPDGGNAPRVGVCEKGEEKWHRDVVALYNLTKRAGDVSPVPLGSKESHDPYVIKMSVWLRAKSLHSIMNKHKMIEMKV comes from the coding sequence ATGGAGAGGACAGTGAAGTTAAGAGTTAGGGTCGACTACGCCACATACTCAGCACTTAAGGAAGTTGAGAAAGAGTATAGAGAAGTTCTAGATGATGCAATAAATTATGGACTCGTAAATAAGGCTACCTCCTTCACCCGGATTAAGGCTGGAATTTACAGAGAAGAGAGGGAGAAGCACAAGGACTTACCATCACATTACATTTATACAGCTTGTGAGGACGCTAGCGAAAGGTTAGATAGCTTTGAGAAGTTAAAGAAAAAAGGTAGGAGTTATACTGATAAACCGTCAGTGAGGAAGGTTACTGTGCACTTAGATGACCATTTATGGAAGTTCAGCCTTGATAAAATCTCGATAGCCGTAAAGAGGGGTAGGGTTTTCATTTCACCAACCTTCCCTAAGATCTTCTGGAGATATTATAACAAGGGCTGGTTGATTGCTAGCGAGGCTAGGTTTAAATTGTTGAAGCGAAATGTTGTGGAGTTCTACGTCATTTTTAAGAAGGATGAACCTAAACCTTATGAACCTAAAGCGTTTATTCCCGTTGACCTTAACGAGAATTCAGTCTCCCTACTTATAAACAGTAAACCCGTGTTGCTTGAAACAAACACTAAGAGGATTACTCTGGGGTATGAGTATAGGAGGAAGTCAATAACCACTGGTAAGTCAACTAAGGATAGAGAAGTGAGGAGAAAGTTAAAGAGGTTGAGGGAGGGGGATAAGAAAGTAGACATTAGGAGGAAATTAGCTAAGCTTATCGTTGAAGAGGCTTTTGAAAGCAGAAGTGCCATAGTTTTGGAGGACTTGCCAAGAAGAACTCCAGAACACATGGTTAAGGATGTGAAAGATTCTCAGCTTAGGTTGAGAATTTACCGTTCAGCGTTTTCATCTATGAAGAACTTCATCATTGAGAAGGCTAGGGAGTTTGGTGTCCCGGTGGTCTTAGTTAATCCCTCATATACTTCCACTGTTTGTCCAGTTCATGGTTGTAAGATTGCTTACCAACCCGATGGGGGCAATGCCCCAAGGGTTGGTGTTTGTGAGAAGGGGGAGGAGAAATGGCATAGGGATGTGGTTGCACTGTACAACTTAACGAAGAGGGCTGGAGATGTGAGCCCCGTGCCGTTGGGCTCGAAGGAGTCCCATGATCCATACGTGATTAAAATGAGCGTATGGTTGAGGGCTAAGTCCCTACACTCGATCATGAATAAACATAAAATGATTGAAATGAAAGTGTAG
- a CDS encoding MFS transporter, producing the protein MRKEEFLLILSSSLSGLIMGSNSIIISLYLLSLGLSALEIGELLSLGVLVGSFVSLILSFLGDLYGRKKFAIISRLISTVSFFFLFLGIPIAYIFSLTWGAGGLLFSLLAEKSSNLDKALGLRQSLTILFSVVGSLLPIFLEYRGILFLDVLINLVALSLLLPITEKFKGSKKLKIGSIKVVSKFSTEAIIGLGAGLVIPLMSLWFYLKFGVTGPEMSPVFALSELTLAFSSYGSVLLAERLGRVKTIVYTHSMAIVLLFLLPLSPDFLIASLIFVVRNVLMNMTSPVFESFLLRLIPEEERGRANGIVNFMESIPRAIGPSIGGYFFNEGNLILPFFITGFLYSFATILFFIWFKREEHL; encoded by the coding sequence GTGAGAAAAGAAGAATTCTTGCTTATACTTTCATCCTCATTGTCAGGATTGATAATGGGTAGCAATTCTATAATTATTTCACTTTATCTACTCTCTTTAGGTTTATCTGCATTAGAAATTGGAGAATTACTTTCCTTGGGAGTTTTGGTAGGTTCTTTCGTTTCCCTCATTTTATCATTTCTTGGCGATCTCTATGGGAGGAAGAAATTTGCTATAATTTCTAGGTTAATAAGTACGGTATCCTTCTTCTTTCTCTTCCTAGGTATTCCAATTGCTTACATATTCTCATTAACCTGGGGTGCAGGCGGACTTCTATTTTCTTTATTAGCAGAAAAATCCAGTAATTTGGACAAGGCACTGGGTTTAAGGCAAAGCCTTACTATCTTATTTTCAGTTGTGGGAAGTTTGTTACCAATATTTCTGGAATATAGGGGAATTCTCTTCTTAGATGTTCTAATTAACTTAGTAGCGCTATCACTTCTTCTTCCTATAACAGAAAAGTTCAAAGGCAGTAAAAAGTTAAAGATAGGTAGCATTAAAGTCGTATCAAAGTTCTCAACAGAGGCAATAATAGGTTTAGGAGCAGGATTGGTAATTCCGTTAATGTCTCTTTGGTTTTATTTAAAGTTCGGAGTAACGGGGCCAGAAATGAGCCCGGTTTTCGCATTATCAGAGTTAACTTTAGCTTTTAGTAGTTACGGCTCTGTTTTATTAGCTGAAAGGCTTGGTAGAGTTAAAACCATAGTTTATACTCATTCCATGGCAATTGTTCTCCTCTTTCTACTGCCCTTGTCTCCAGATTTTTTAATAGCTTCATTAATATTCGTGGTTAGAAATGTATTAATGAATATGACCTCTCCAGTATTTGAAAGTTTCCTCTTAAGGTTAATTCCTGAGGAAGAAAGGGGAAGAGCTAATGGAATAGTGAACTTTATGGAATCCATACCAAGGGCTATAGGACCAAGCATAGGAGGTTACTTCTTTAATGAGGGAAATTTAATTTTACCGTTCTTCATTACTGGTTTCCTTTACTCCTTCGCCACAATCCTTTTCTTCATTTGGTTCAAGAGAGAGGAACATCTTTAA